From Rhododendron vialii isolate Sample 1 chromosome 7a, ASM3025357v1:
ACTAGCCTGCCTCGTTTTTACAACCTACTAAAGCTCGAGTTTTAGACTTGTTTAATAAACGAGCGGAGCTTGAACATTACGAAGCTTGgttcgacttttttttttttttattatccgTGGCTCGGCTCGTTCACACCCCTACTCAGACATAACATCAAACACCTTGTAGACACCATTTCTGCGTACTGATAATAAAACGAACACATATAGAACAAACTGTCAATCACAAACCATACAATAAACAACAGAAATCAGCAACGGAATCATTCAACAAAGTCTCACCACCACATCTActctccaacaacaacaacaaaaaaaaagatagtacAAGATAACGTGAATCGAAAATTACTGCTCGCTTTCGCTTTCGAGTGTCTGAGTGGTCTCGGCGGTCGGAGTCTGGGGAAAGTCGTCGCCGGTGACGAGGGTCCACTCGGGAGGCATGGGAGGGAGAGGAGCGTAGACGGTGGGCTTGCGCTTGATGTCCCAAGGCTGCGTCTTGCGCGGCCGGGTCTTCCTGTGGTGCGCCGTCGCCTTCTTCCGAGGCCGAGACGAGCACTCTATCACCAGTCCTCCTCCGCCGGTGAGTCTCGGGGATGTCTTCGTCGCGACGACGCCGTAACCGGAGGCGGCGAAAGCGGAAGAGATTGGCGGGGTTGCAATTTTTGAAGCGAATAGAGCTGAAACTGACATTTTTTTCTGCTGCTTGTTATCTGCTGCAGGAttggggatgagagagagagagagagagagagagagagaggagataagAGGTGACTCTGGTTAGTGGTGATGTTGGGGCTTTGGCCACTTTTATCCGTAGAACCCTGACGGCGTCGtttctcttttgaaaaaaaaatatgaaattaaacGTTTATATTTtctaatctataatattttttctaattttaaaaaCGAATTATAACACTAATCAGAAttataaaatgaaatttatattgcatattttttgagatttatatCGAAAGAAATAAGCGAATGAAAACTTGTAATGATCCATACAATAAATGACCTACACAATATACATGTGGCAGCAAGATGTCTCACtgtttatataaaaaa
This genomic window contains:
- the LOC131332005 gene encoding large ribosomal subunit protein cL38, which produces MSVSALFASKIATPPISSAFAASGYGVVATKTSPRLTGGGGLVIECSSRPRKKATAHHRKTRPRKTQPWDIKRKPTVYAPLPPMPPEWTLVTGDDFPQTPTAETTQTLESESEQ